AGTTTTTGAGTTTGAGACGGAGAACAGCAAGTTAGGGTTGCATTTCTTTCCATGTGAGTGCATTGTACAATAGTCCAGCTAGcttgtaattaatatattttttggcttTGCTTTTTAAGATTGTGTGCGATGATGTTCACTAATTTTCTTGtctcttctttttcattaatttctttgtcctgcctttccttttcttttttgaatttgttctcGTTTAGAGTTAATGAGATGGACcccaatttcttttatttgttaccTCCGATGAAAAGGAACTTGTTAGTTGTTATGTTGAGACAAATTAAGCTGCTTTAATGCTAAATCAACTAGAGCCCGTTTGGCAATACATTATTATCagtatttttccaaaaaaacgtttttttatcaagaaaagttattattatttctttcaatGTTTTAATCTGAATGgtttaatataataaagatataaaaaaaacatttaaaatagcatcaattttcatgtttttagttaaaaaaattaaaaaaaaaacatatacattGTATTACCAAATACACACCAAAAAACACCTTTTAGGACCgcagttaattttaatttctttactaACATCGTTCATGCCAAATTAATTAGTGAAGATTCAAATTTACAGTTTCCTTAGGACCCTGGTTTTCAATTCTTTACCAAACCAGTCCTCCATTGATAAATATACCCTTTAACATTGAGCCTGTAATGAGATTTATATTTGTGATTTCTACGTCCTGTCCtcttaatagattaaaaaaaaaaactaagggccTATCTGAAAGCTTAAAGAAAGATGGGGACTAATTAGAACTATCGTAAGcacattttttaatgaaagaaatttGAATTGACTGAGACAACTTTAACACGTATTGAAGGGAAAAGATTTGACACCTCTAGTGGTCACACGCGTCATGAGGGCCTACAAGACTTTTTCGCCTCTTTAAGGAGACAAACATCTCTTGTCATATCTAGTGGACCCTGAGATATATGTGTGTGCATCCCTCACAATCCTACTTATTGCAACAATTGTAAAGTGTTGACCTCATTGTGCAATTATCTTGTCTCGAAATGTTCAGTGCGATATTTTTAATCATCcatctcaatttaaaatttaaaattattagatgtgattgcaataataattttgtattatttaggtttatattaatttatatttaatttttatcaaattaaaattaataaaataaaaagatttaaactcataattgtttgattaataaaaatcttgatattatattaaaaaagttatcttaatttaaaattttaaattgttaaaattaaattttaaaatagttttggaTTACTTTATGTACTGTAGCATATTAGATTGATTAACACCTACAAATAAATCCAAGTAAAAAGATAttgatgttgttgttagctAGCATGGATTTTTTACCCTCTACGAGAAGAGTCTCTTATGATATCATATAGTATATCAGAATGATTAGCACCTATAAATAAATCCAAGTAAAAAGATAttgatgttgttgttagctAGCATGGATTTTTTACCCTCTACTATCATGTGTGAGAAGAGTCTCTTATGATAGAAAAAAGGAATACATGTACAAAATGCTAATGTGTTCTTAATCTCACTATTAAttctaatttaataacaatttcaCATAGGTGACATAGTACCCGATAAGATGCTTCTTCAAGCCATAAccatcatttaattaattttagagtcAAATCAaagtatttcaaattaaaaacagtGTTTGTATCACCTGTATGGCATACCTAGGCTCTAATGAAACCCTAATTAGTTTTGTTTACAGCTAATTAAGTGTTTTCGCGATTCTTTTCTTGCTAACAAACACCAGGGGGGGTCTCTTACacaaatttaaaagagaaatcaACAGAGTGGTTGTGAGTCGGCCATGGAATCCAAAAGGGTGCCTTCAATTGTTGAGAAAAGTCGTCGTAATTAATCCGTCCAGGCATGTTTTACTCATGAAATCGAAGAGAAACGAACAATATTGTAATTTTGTGGCGCTAAACATATATCTGAATGAGCAGATACATGACACAGAAAGTATAAGGAGCCGAAATTCTCCGTATATCTTTGAATGAGCAGGGGTTAGGTTTGACAAAAGGCAAGAAGACATGGCCGACATTGCATCCTTTGCTGTCTTCTCTTCACTTTCATGGCCTGGTTGGTGATGCGTCTCTCTCTTAATTCGTCCTTCTGTCTCTCGCGAGCACATATATACATTGCAATACGCGTGCAAGATCACAAAGACACACATACAAGGAATTCCGTCACACAACCTTGATCGAAACATTGCTCTACGTGTCGTCTATAAaattgacatctttttttttttttttttttttgctttggtgATACTCTCTAGCCGACTAGACTCTGTGAAAACATATCAATATAACTggacaaaacattttttttaatgctatatACGCAGCAGCTCATTTTTCAATAACCCAATTAAGATCCAGTTaggaaaaagtatttttagtctCCAGTCACTAAAACTGACCAAACCctagctattaaaaaaataccaagtgCGTGCTATGTTCTTTCAGCAAGCACAGCGAGTCCTTTCTTTGACTTGCTTTAATTAGGTTTCTATAGTATTAGTATTATGATGGTGTTTgctccaaattatttttatattgcaaTAGGGCATGCCTGATGGAGATCTGATTAGGGAAACTGAACAAATAATCAATCATGGGCATTCCATTTTGGGTAACGTGGAAACTTAGCTGCCAACTAATATTATATTAGCAATACGAAGGTCCAATTAACCTGGATGGTTCGGTTCTCAAAAGAAGAGGAGGGGACAAGGATCCAATGTGGTAGACACaaaattttatatctttttggtcttgttttttatttttttaataataataataaaaaaagaaaccttcTTGCTGATCTTTTCCCGATCGGCCCCCCTCTGCAGAACTATAGCTAGGGTTTCTTGAACTCAGAGTTAGTGGTCCACCAAAGATGTGCCTCCCATTGCTACTAATATCATTATGTTCTTTTGGCTCGCTAGCTATGATGATCGttccttctttatctttatcttttattcTCTGCTTGTTAATTGTCCATGATCGATGATGGATTTAAGTCACTTTTCGAACTTCAATTTGACAGCCCATGACCCCAGGCCTAGAATGAAGATTTGACGTGAATTTCTGCTCTTTTTACATCATTGCAATCCACATCTCTAGCTACGCATAAAGAATTGTATATTAATTCCTATAATTATCTGTATTTTTCCCAGTTTGCATTATCGTGTTCGTTTTTTCACAAACTCTTAGCTCCCCTCCCCTTTTCCATGAGAGTATAGTTGAGTCATAACTATCGCATTGCATCGATACAATACACCTTTTTAAAGCTAACTTCTAATTAATGAGTTCCTTGGAGCActatgaaattacaaaaatcttgaaaaatcacTCCAGTACTATAATAAAccctttttgtttctaaaatatcgtcaattaatattgaaaaaaaaatagttatattaaaaaattaattaagcaattaaagaaagaatataaaaaatagacatGATCATAATTATTGTTTCAGTAGATGAGAAATATCAAATTCACTATTTAATTTTGgtcaattaaaaatcaactatGTTTATGATATTAGATTTTtcggtataaaaaaaaaaattgtaaaatcttTTGGATGATCTCTGtaatcttatatttaattaagataTTATCTTAAAGaaactattataatttattatattctcaaattCACTAACTTGAACACAATCCCGATTgcattaatatatgttttatatatatcttaacaGTACAAATTCTTCATTTTATCTTGTCGATAGCTAGAGGCAAACTCTACCTATAAGGAGATAAGAAAAGCAAGCCTTTAAATATAGAAATGCATACGAATGGCGTGGGATTTGCTtggtattagaaaataatagtattagtaattaaaacaatgtttgtgtttttataaaaacggtaattaaactgaaaaataccCACAATATAACcactttgcttttttaaaagcaGTCATGCATGCTTTAATTCAAAGCAAagcagtttaaaaaaaaaaaaaaaagaattaaagactATTACTTTAAAATAAGCTCTCGATCTCTTTAATCTCCAAGCTCCTTGTATAAGAGATATAATAACTATTGGCCTAAAGAAAGTGATATAGTGTATCTAATTTTAACAACTCATGaaccttataatttaatttaataaattataatcatgATTTGTTCCTGAGGAACACCTccaggtgtgtgtgtgtgtgtagatgATTTGTGCGGTCTTAAAATTGCTTTAAACAACCATCGAGCCCAAGCTAAGTTACAGGCCTAATCTAGTAATTCAACCTCTGAGTTCGGAAACATCACGCGAAGGAGCAGTCCACTTGCTAGCCCACAGTCCCTAGGCCTTATCCGGTCGCGCTGTCCAGTCTATAGCCCACAGTCCCTAGGCCCTATCCGGTCGCGCTGTCCAGTCTAGAATCAAGATGTTTCCTTCCACTTTCCTTGGTGATTTCTACGAGCTTTCCAGATTCTTGTTAACTACGGCGGAGCGAGGAgtcaagatttaaattttatgtttttttttttttaagagttacaGATGTAAAATACATATACATCCCTagaaaaatctatattttcTCAGGAACCCGGGCTCCCCTTGTCTCAGCCCTTGGTTACGTCATTATATATTCACCTGGTTCCTAACTTGGTggatgttttaattaataattatacgTATGTTAAAGAGCTGAGAGATATATTATTCttatcatcttttttatatttcttggtGGGAAATGAGTGACTGAATTAATGTTaatgtgaaataaaataaaaatagtatgaGATAATTTGGGTcttataattgtatatatatcaTTCTCAAATTCTCATATCGTGTAAAATAAAACTGGACTAGAAAATGCCAGCGctattcaacattaaaaaataaatgttttgttCACTTGGACTTCTTAATAAcatcattaaatttaattaaacccataaattttaattaaatcttctaACTTATTAGATTTTTCTAGCCTGGATttcatatcatttaaaaaataatatattaaatcaatctcaattaaagattaaaccgtcaaaattataattacttgCTTGTAATGTAAGTACAATGGAGCTTATTCATGGTTGCCTGGAAATCTTTGGAGTGAATACCATAAACGAAAGCtttcaagattaaataaaacaaatacaatcaaaAGGAATCACAAGAAGGAACATCCGGCAAAAGAGACAAgccattaattattatattttttttattaatatagatatttaaattaacttgtatgtaactcgattaattttacaaaacaaattttgaaattaatgtttatgtaaatatctaataattataaaatttgtaaACTCAagctaataaattttaaaaataaatctagaacatgatgaattaattatactttattGTCATTAATTGTGTTTTGTAAAGGAGGGTAGtggaataaataatatattgaagcATAAGCAGTTAGTGACATTACAAGGAGACAAAAAGATGAAGTGGAGTTCACAATTGTCTGTCTACCTTGAGTTAATTTCTTTAGTAAAGAGAAGAAACGCAGCGAAATAAGGAAGATGCCATGTCAAATCGAAAGAAGTGGAGAATTCTAAGGACAGTGTCCTTGCTGATCCTTTATTTGTCGATTCTCTGTCTGCTCTCTTTTTCTCACCTGGACACtaaacaataaacaaattttttaaagactaaaaataaatttcaaaaattattaggactgcaaaaaaaaaagtgaacaaaaggttttttttatatgaatttaatattggTCATAgaatttctctttgttttacatttttatctctttgttgagttttttctttctttaaatttcaGAAATTGATTATTGATTTGGTCATAACAGTTTgtgattgaaaaagaaattgagaaaaaaattggaaaataattatgTGGATTGTTACTGTGAAAAAACTTATAGTAaattttgtaattgtaatttgaGAGTGTAATTGGAACAAGTGTTAACCACGTTGAAACTCATGCATGTAGctagtttcaactttcaatctTCAAGACTCCAACACGTGCGTGCGATGGCCACACTGGGCAGACACAGAGTCCACACACGCTCCATTTTTAAGACTAACAACCTCCTAGAATGAACATCGCTAGTCTTCTACTAATGGTATTAAAATTCAACTATCATACAACCATCTAGATGGTAGaccaataataaaaacttgaagCTAAGAAGTTTGTtttctctgtggtctcaggttcaaaccCTAAGTTGCTTATATGATGGCCACTAgaagcttacatggtcgttaatttcagaacccgtgggattagtcaaggtgcgcgcaagctggcccggacatccacgttaatctaaaaaaaaaaaattcaaccatcAAACGCTTGAGGGTCGTGTTCCAGCGGTGTGTGGGGGTTTGTCTTCTACTGTCGTTCCAGATTCGATTCTCTATGCGTACGTTTGTCACCCCCGCGATGCCTTACCTGCTTACTGGACTTGCAAGGTGTTCAGTGTTCAGTGAGCCGTTGGGACTAGTTGTGGTGCACGcaagctagcccggacaccccacgctaattaaaaaaaataaaaatccatccaTCATAGCTATTTATTAGGTAATatagtgataaaaaaattaaaattaaaaagttagttttttttgtgattttaaatttgattttcatggttgttaatataataagtattaaaaatatataaaattactaattttaaaaattataaaattaattaaaatacaaacaaattatTCTAAACATCCAcgtaattaaaaagcaaaaattcAGCCATCACTGTCGTTTCTCAGCAGCCCTCGTTTATTAATGCAATGGATAAGAAGGGGTGGTACTTGGTAGCCTTgcgagtttttcttttttctttttctaatgtgCTCATGTACGTGCAACattatctaatatatttttaaaatgttcgTGTGATAACACTTCTCTTTTATTGTTCATGGGAATAGTgaataagggttttttttaaaacattttcccttttttttctgtttttttttttacattttattttttaatatttatttgatttttaatttattttgtttattttttataaaattatcctaataagattatcaaaattttaaataaatatcctaatatttggtttgtatttaattttacaagtgattatttttattatcatataatttctCAAACCTAGTTCATTCTATTatccaaattataaatttaatacatTAAAGAACGAAACTCAAGTCggtttaatatactaatatcttaatattaaaataaaaatatttaattttttaaaagataaactatatttttatacttttaaaaataaaaatattttttattcaagcaaCGCCTAAAGCATTcataacaaaatgataaaattaaataggaagaagattcatttagtattttataacaTCTcgtgaaattatattttaataaattaatgtaatGAATTTCATGTATTCAGtaatcctatttttttaaaaccatgtttaagaacatatattatgtttttaaatttcattagtCATTTATATTGATTAGCAATATTATGCGTgtgtgattattatttgttaaattaccCATATTATGCATTTcaataaagatatattatataatatgaaaAGATGCTGAcatgttattaattaataattatcatgTATTCGTAATTGcaggttaaaatttaatttaattataaaatacaatttaaaattgtgattgatttttacTAGGTTTgtactataatattatattgataattacatttacattaaaaacttaaagaatttttttatttataaattaatatttaattacaagtgaatattaaataattatattatattttatatgatttataataactatataaattgataaaataataagcaagaatttttttttaatgttattcaaattaaataaaaattatcaaaaaactgTAAAAAAGACAAATTCATTGTTCTTCTCCTCAGGTAGCATTATTAACTAGAATAATGCTCTTTTTTTTcagttcaatatttttaaaaattttaattccctccttcataaaaaaaaaattattgccgGTCTCCTAATAATGCATTGTTCACTATAATACTGCtttgtattattttagttttaaattcaatatttggtttCCTATGAATTAACtgtcattgtttattttattttgttgagatTATTCAGTTCGTTGCGAATTCAACTATTCATTCCAAGTTGACTTGagattttttgttaatgtttttaattaattttttaaatttaaccccttagcttaattattttatgaggtcattttaattttatgatgtaaATAACTAGTTTAGTAGTGTAATTAATGTTTACTTGAGTCTTTTTTTATCcagtcttgtttttttaaaattgatgttttaaaaattttatcttttaatattagtttgaataaaaattattcatcataatttgtttcaaattattttttataaagttattaaaggATCATGATTTAGTtcactcaatttaaaaaattaattaggttttaCTCAAAGttaatatgatattatgttgtcttgatatttaaaaaaaatgctattttaaatttgtttatttaaataatattttcatcattagtgtgagtaacttttaaaaatatcaaataaagtaAATCAACAATCAcatgttttcatttattttactaaaagaCATGCATTAAATTAAGTTGACTTCGCGGCATAAGAGCATCTTCAACCGGAGAGATAAATGAAGAGGCAAAGTTAAAAAGATGtctttttagcttttgtttctttaattaacCATTCCAACACAGCAGCCAACAGGAAAGCCAAAATTACTATTTAAATTAAGAGGAGCTATTTTCTACATGTTTATGtagaaatagcaaaaaaaaaaaaaaagtaacgttgttaatggttatttttataGTCGTTggttaacaatatttttttcttctttaaaagcagagaaagaaacttgttcttgttttaaatttttttcaaagcatcaatttttttttaaaaaaaattgaaaatcaaaatttaaaatattgatggtttttttaaagtttgaatttgaatttacttttaaaaaattaaatttttaacagtaacatataaaactaaaaattaaaaatattcatataaataaattttaagtttaattttaaattatatcttttaacttttttattatttcattaaattttatattattttttataaattaatcatattaattatataattaataacatcataattatattatatataaaatatttaaattagttacataattatataaaaataaatttaacatgaaatatattaaaatataaatagtttttctaaatagttttttaccattaaaatgtatataattaaaaaggttATATTTATCctattcaaaaaactattttattaatttaactttttaatttgactttatGCATCGGGGATGCTCTAACAGTGAGAATAAGTAGTGTGAACGAATCGAAGTGAAGGCTCACAAACATTTGACGGCTCCCTTGTCAATgcattaaattaaaaggaagGAACTCGTCACTgcagggaaaaagaaaacatcaacgGATAAGATATTAAAAAGGGACACGTGGAGCTTCAGCAGTGAAACAAGTCATCAAACAAGTGCCGTAATTGAAGAAGTTCGAGGAAATGTTACTTCGTCTTCTAGGAGGCATATGACCCCACATGACACACGTGGTTAACACATTATCTGCTCAGCTAAGTAAAATAGGACCCATCAAGACCAGTCAAAGTTAACCGATCCCGTGTTCGTGTTTACCTCGCATCCTCATCCACAGAGATCCTAAGCATATATAGCAGCACACAATCTCACTTCCGTTAGTGAAAAAAGAGCAAACCGGAATCTCAACACTCTCACGAGTCATTCATTATCCGTGCCCAGAAGTTCAAAGCGGACCCATAAACCCTATACAAACATCACCAGTTCTTAAACAAATGGTCATGGCAGGATCAAATTCCTTGTCTGCTGACAAGCAAGAATCATCTTTATCCTCTTTACTATCCGATAGCAGCGGTTCTCAGCAGGACTCGCCCAGTTCCAACGAGAAAGTCTTGCTAGCAGCAAGCCGTCCGAAAAAGCGTGCAGGGCGGAGGATATTCAAGGAGACTCGTCATCCAATCTTTAGAGGTGTTAGGAAGAGGAATGGCGATAAATGGGTTTGCGAATTGCGTGAACCAAATAAGAAGTCACGTATCTGGCTAGGCACGTATCCTACACCCGAAATGGCAGCCAGGGCACATGATGTAGCTGCTTTGGCGTTCAGGGGAAAATCAGCTTGCCTTAATTTTGCGGACTCCGCATGGAGGTTGCCTGCTCCGATTTCAAATGAGGCCAAGGACATCAGGAGGGCAGCAAGTGAGGCAGCGGAGTTGTTTAGGACTTCAGACCTTGGTGGTCAAGTAATGGAAGATCACACGACGGAGGACCGTGGTGAAGTTTGTAGTAGTACTAATGACGACATAAGAGATTTGCCATCTGAAAATGTGAGCTATATAGACGAAGAGGCAGAATTTAACTTGCCGGGGCTGCTTGCTAATATGGCAGAAGGCCTTCTACTCTCTCCTCCACATTATACTGGGGACTGGAATGACGGGGAAATTGATGCTGATTGGTCGTTGTGGAGTAGTTAATTTGACGTGTCAGGGTTTTGTGGATTTTTATCTTCTTGCTAGTTtcagaaattcaaattttttggaAAATGTTTGACCAGAGGAATTAATGTCATGGGATATATAGAAAACAAGCTGACAGGCTCGATGGCTATTAAACATCAGAGCATGTCTTGATATACTGGGCAGAGTGTAgcttcttgatatatatatatatatatatatatatatatatatatcgacagtgaaaattaaaaacttaataaagAAATTCAGTACGAATCGCTGAGATAGGTGGACAGAAGAATAACATTGCGAAGAACTGATGTTTCTAGCAAGCTATGTAAAACATTTTGGATTTTCGCTCAGGTACTCTGCCGATCAACAGCCGACAAAGAGATGTCATGGTCACGAAAGTAAAGTCGGTTCTTTTATAAGGGGCATAGATAACAATGTTTAGTTTGGTagattattaatgaaaataagctCTTACTTACCTCTCagtttaattagaattaaagatatttgaaagttttttttttcattaataataaatggAGAACAAATAAACCACTCTTTTTATAAATGAAGAACAAATAAATCACATAATTAAGATGCCCTTTTAATGATTTGGATGGCAAATAAAATGTTTGAGATTCTCGATCTTGGAATGCCTATACAGGACTTGATTGCATTCATACATAAAAGTGGCTTTATTGGATCATCATgtatcaaaaaagaagaagtcatGCTATCATATCACATCACGTtaatgaaaaatccaaaatcactGATGATAACAACTTTCTCTATCCAACAAAAATGAAAGACAAAAAACttgacaaataaataacatcCGATTCCATATATACAAGATTGACTTGGa
This genomic interval from Populus alba chromosome 1, ASM523922v2, whole genome shotgun sequence contains the following:
- the LOC118033810 gene encoding dehydration-responsive element-binding protein 1E, giving the protein MVMAGSNSLSADKQESSLSSLLSDSSGSQQDSPSSNEKVLLAASRPKKRAGRRIFKETRHPIFRGVRKRNGDKWVCELREPNKKSRIWLGTYPTPEMAARAHDVAALAFRGKSACLNFADSAWRLPAPISNEAKDIRRAASEAAELFRTSDLGGQVMEDHTTEDRGEVCSSTNDDIRDLPSENVSYIDEEAEFNLPGLLANMAEGLLLSPPHYTGDWNDGEIDADWSLWSS